The following proteins come from a genomic window of Halorussus halophilus:
- a CDS encoding LSM domain-containing protein produces MSGRPLDVLEASLEEEVTVRLKGGEEYVGVLTGYDQHMNLVLEDDEDTTIIRGDNLVSIKP; encoded by the coding sequence ATGAGTGGGCGACCGCTAGACGTGCTCGAAGCTTCCCTCGAAGAAGAGGTCACGGTTCGACTGAAAGGTGGCGAGGAGTACGTCGGCGTGCTGACTGGCTACGACCAGCACATGAATCTAGTATTGGAGGACGACGAAGACACAACCATTATACGCGGCGATAACTTGGTTTCCATCAAACCATGA